A window of the Roseburia sp. 831b genome harbors these coding sequences:
- the rpe gene encoding ribulose-phosphate 3-epimerase: MNCLSPSILSADFSKLGEQIKMLDEAGAQYVHIDVMDGMFVPSISLGLPVIKTIRPCTERIFDVHLMIEEPGRYIDEFVDAGADIITVHAEACKHLDRTIDAIKEKGVLAGVALNPATPLSAIEYVLPKVDMVLIMTVNPGFGGQSLIPYTIDKVRDAKKMIEERGLKTDIEVDGGANLDNVSELLDAGANVVVAGSAVFKGDISENIYRFLDILNAE, translated from the coding sequence ATGAACTGTTTATCACCATCTATTTTATCAGCAGATTTTTCAAAATTAGGAGAGCAGATTAAGATGCTCGACGAGGCTGGCGCACAGTACGTTCATATTGATGTTATGGACGGTATGTTTGTACCAAGTATCTCACTTGGACTTCCGGTTATCAAAACAATTCGTCCATGTACCGAACGTATTTTTGACGTACATCTTATGATTGAGGAACCGGGACGTTATATTGATGAATTTGTGGATGCTGGAGCAGACATCATCACAGTTCATGCTGAAGCTTGTAAACATTTAGACCGTACCATCGATGCCATCAAGGAAAAAGGTGTTTTGGCCGGCGTTGCATTAAATCCTGCAACACCACTCAGTGCAATCGAATATGTACTTCCAAAAGTTGATATGGTTTTAATCATGACGGTAAATCCAGGATTTGGCGGACAGAGCCTGATTCCATATACCATCGATAAGGTAAGGGATGCGAAAAAAATGATTGAGGAACGCGGCCTTAAGACAGATATTGAGGTAGATGGTGGTGCTAATTTAGATAATGTATCCGAACTTCTTGATGCAGGAGCCAATGTAGTTGTTGCAGGAAGTGCAGTATTTAAAGGAGATATCTCTGAAAATATCTATCGTTTCTTAGATATTTTAAATGCAGAATAG
- the rlmN gene encoding 23S rRNA (adenine(2503)-C(2))-methyltransferase RlmN, translating into MEELKNKDALTDVKSMNLEELTEYVKTLGEKAFRAKQMYQWMHVKHVDSFDEMTNLSASFREKLKAECRLISLKKEEVQISKLDGTRKYLFVLEDGNVIESVLMKYKHGNSVCISSQVGCRMGCRFCASTLDGLVRGLRPAEMIDQIYQIGKDIGERISNVVVMGTGEPMDNFDNLLRFIELLTDENGLNISQRNLTVSTCGIVPKMKELADKKLQITLALSLHASNQQKRLELMPVANKYEIHDVVDACKYYFEKTGRRVTFEYSLVGGVNDTDEDVNELVQLLKGMNCHLNLIPVNPIKERDFVQPDTRIITGFKNKLEKSGMNVTVRREMGRDIDGACGQLRKKFMDTTNDAM; encoded by the coding sequence ATGGAAGAGTTAAAAAATAAGGATGCGCTGACAGATGTCAAATCCATGAATCTAGAAGAATTGACTGAGTATGTAAAAACGCTTGGGGAAAAGGCATTCCGTGCCAAACAGATGTATCAGTGGATGCATGTAAAACACGTAGATTCGTTCGATGAGATGACAAATTTATCCGCATCTTTCCGGGAAAAATTAAAGGCGGAATGTCGTCTGATTTCCCTGAAAAAAGAAGAGGTTCAGATTTCCAAATTAGATGGAACCAGAAAGTACCTGTTTGTTCTTGAAGATGGAAATGTCATCGAAAGTGTATTGATGAAATATAAGCATGGTAATTCCGTCTGTATTTCTTCACAGGTTGGCTGCCGCATGGGCTGCCGCTTTTGCGCGTCGACCTTAGACGGACTCGTGCGTGGACTGCGCCCTGCGGAAATGATTGATCAGATTTATCAGATTGGAAAAGATATCGGGGAACGGATTTCCAATGTTGTCGTTATGGGAACCGGAGAGCCAATGGATAATTTTGACAATCTGCTTCGTTTTATCGAGCTTTTGACAGATGAAAACGGACTCAATATCAGCCAAAGGAACCTTACGGTATCCACATGTGGTATTGTGCCAAAGATGAAAGAGCTGGCAGATAAAAAGTTACAGATTACACTGGCGTTGTCCCTTCACGCATCCAACCAGCAAAAGCGTCTGGAGCTGATGCCGGTTGCCAATAAATATGAGATTCACGATGTGGTAGATGCCTGCAAATATTATTTTGAAAAGACAGGAAGGCGTGTCACATTTGAATACAGCCTGGTCGGCGGTGTCAACGATACCGATGAGGATGTCAACGAACTGGTGCAGCTTTTAAAAGGAATGAACTGTCACCTGAATCTGATTCCGGTGAACCCGATTAAGGAGCGCGATTTCGTGCAGCCGGATACCAGAATTATTACAGGATTTAAGAATAAATTAGAAAAGAGCGGGATGAACGTTACCGTCAGAAGAGAGATGGGGCGGGACATTGATGGAGCCTGCGGACAGCTTCGTAAAAAGTTCATGGATACGACAAACGATGCAATGTAA
- a CDS encoding Stp1/IreP family PP2C-type Ser/Thr phosphatase translates to MKTFSMTDIGKRREMNQDYVFTSETAVGNLPNLFLVADGMGGHKAGEYASRFTVDTIVESVKASRETEPVAIMKEAVTKANELLIEEARADEKKSGMGTTIVVATILGKKLYVANVGDSRLYLVNREISQITRDHSLVEEMVRLGEMDKAEAKDHPDKNVITRAIGAIPDVVIDFFEVELEEEDTVLMCSDGLTNMIEDEDIKKIILTQRDIAEKAEKLVVTANENGGKDNITVVVIEPFSVN, encoded by the coding sequence ATGAAGACGTTTTCCATGACGGATATTGGAAAAAGACGTGAAATGAATCAGGACTATGTATTTACGTCTGAAACAGCCGTAGGAAATCTACCTAACCTTTTTCTGGTAGCAGATGGAATGGGAGGCCACAAAGCCGGTGAGTATGCTTCAAGATTTACGGTAGATACCATTGTAGAATCCGTAAAAGCATCGAGAGAAACAGAACCGGTCGCAATTATGAAAGAGGCAGTAACGAAAGCAAATGAGTTACTGATAGAAGAAGCCAGAGCGGATGAAAAGAAGTCAGGAATGGGAACTACAATTGTAGTTGCAACAATTCTTGGCAAAAAATTATATGTCGCCAATGTGGGTGACAGTCGTTTGTATCTGGTCAATCGGGAAATTTCACAGATTACAAGAGACCATTCTTTGGTAGAGGAAATGGTTCGTCTTGGAGAGATGGATAAAGCAGAAGCAAAAGATCATCCGGACAAGAATGTGATTACAAGAGCGATTGGAGCGATTCCTGATGTTGTAATTGATTTTTTTGAGGTAGAGCTTGAAGAAGAAGATACGGTATTGATGTGTTCGGATGGGCTTACGAATATGATTGAGGATGAGGACATTAAGAAAATTATCCTCACACAGAGGGATATAGCAGAAAAAGCAGAAAAGCTGGTTGTGACTGCGAATGAGAATGGTGGAAAAGATAATATTACTGTTGTGGTAATTGAGCCATTTTCTGTAAATTAG
- the fmt gene encoding methionyl-tRNA formyltransferase, with product MRVIFMGTPDFAVGTLEKIIAAGHEVVLVVSQPDKQKGRGKAFQYPPVKECAIEHGIEVYQPKRIREAESVEYLRKYQPDIIVVAAFGQIVSREILEMPKYGCINVHASLLPKYRGAAPIQYAVINGDAVSGVTIQQMNEGVDTGDIILQKEVELAPDETGGSLFDRLAKTGAEACVEAMAQIAQGTAVHTPQDSALATHTGKITKEMGSIDWNTPAVEIERLIRGLNPWPSAYTRLGEKTLKVWKSHVITEDFEEEPGCIVDVTKDAILVQTKEGVLALDEVQLEGKKRMATEAFLRGYDVERGTFFKRG from the coding sequence ATGAGAGTAATTTTTATGGGAACACCTGATTTTGCGGTGGGAACGTTAGAGAAAATAATTGCCGCAGGCCATGAGGTGGTTTTGGTCGTTTCTCAGCCGGATAAACAAAAAGGAAGAGGAAAGGCATTCCAATATCCACCGGTAAAAGAATGTGCAATCGAACACGGAATCGAGGTTTACCAGCCAAAACGAATCCGTGAAGCAGAGAGTGTGGAATATTTAAGAAAATATCAGCCGGATATCATTGTTGTGGCTGCGTTTGGGCAGATTGTTTCAAGAGAGATTCTAGAGATGCCAAAATACGGCTGTATCAACGTACATGCATCTTTATTACCAAAATACCGTGGAGCTGCACCGATTCAGTATGCAGTCATCAACGGGGATGCGGTGAGCGGTGTGACAATTCAGCAGATGAACGAAGGTGTTGATACCGGTGATATTATTTTACAAAAAGAAGTAGAACTTGCACCGGATGAGACAGGTGGAAGCCTGTTTGACCGCCTGGCTAAGACAGGGGCAGAAGCTTGTGTGGAAGCAATGGCTCAGATTGCGCAGGGAACTGCCGTCCATACACCACAGGACTCTGCACTTGCAACACATACCGGAAAAATCACGAAAGAGATGGGAAGTATCGACTGGAACACACCTGCAGTTGAAATTGAAAGACTGATTCGCGGTTTAAATCCATGGCCAAGTGCTTATACTAGATTAGGTGAGAAAACCTTAAAAGTGTGGAAATCCCATGTGATTACAGAAGACTTTGAGGAAGAACCGGGCTGTATCGTCGATGTGACCAAAGATGCGATTTTGGTGCAGACAAAGGAAGGTGTGTTAGCACTGGACGAAGTTCAGCTTGAAGGAAAGAAACGCATGGCAACGGAAGCCTTTTTACGTGGTTATGATGTAGAAAGAGGAACATTTTTTAAACGTGGTTAA
- the pknB gene encoding Stk1 family PASTA domain-containing Ser/Thr kinase has translation MLTEGTYIADRYEIVGKIGAGGMSDVYKAKDHTLGRFVAIKVLKPEFSEDVNFVTKFRTEAQSAAGLEHPNIVNIYDVGSENGMHYIVMEYVEGITLKTYIEKKGQLSFKEAVSIAIQVGRGIEAAHNKHIVHRDIKPQNIIISTEGKVKVTDFGIARAATSNTINSDVMGSVHYSSPEQARNGFVDGKSDIYSLGIVMYEMVTGRVPFDGDTTVAVAIQHLQEEMVVPSAYAPDLPISMEKIILKCTQKNPDRRYESMGDLLMDLKKALISPNEDFVVMVPLSNQDKTRVIEKDELDAIKKETSGVYYNEDEEPEEENQDEDYDEEDEEDDDEAINPKMEKAITIMGIAAGVVIVGIIIYLIASFFGLVKFGGHSKDTETETQTETQTETETEDESAKKVEMIDLTGMTFEEAQTALKKIKLGIKDNGTVSSDTVEEGKVAEQDYKKGEKIAENTTIKVKISSGKGEISVPSVVGSDESSAGSTLKSAGFKVSTQYEYNNTVAEGKVISQTPDAGASGKEGDTVTITVSQGVKMVTVPNVLGQSQDAATSALTGAGLTVSSVSSDYSDTVAAGSVISQSIADGKIVDEGTSITLVVSLGPKVKLYSFSAKIEAPKNDDGTTNENVSAANIVLKDASGNVLETWSNQSIASFPLSISKSGIEGQTSGTVEITWMDASGNTMNTQTQNVTFQEQ, from the coding sequence ATGTTGACAGAAGGAACATATATAGCAGATCGTTATGAGATCGTTGGCAAGATTGGTGCAGGCGGAATGTCTGATGTTTACAAGGCAAAAGATCATACACTTGGCCGTTTTGTAGCAATAAAGGTATTGAAACCGGAATTTTCAGAAGATGTTAATTTCGTGACAAAATTCCGTACGGAGGCACAGTCTGCAGCGGGACTAGAACACCCTAATATTGTAAATATTTATGATGTTGGAAGCGAAAATGGAATGCACTACATTGTGATGGAATATGTAGAAGGCATTACTTTAAAAACATATATCGAGAAAAAAGGACAGCTTTCCTTTAAAGAGGCAGTCAGCATTGCCATTCAGGTAGGACGTGGTATTGAAGCCGCACACAATAAACATATTGTGCATCGTGACATTAAGCCACAGAATATTATTATCTCCACAGAAGGAAAAGTAAAAGTAACCGATTTTGGTATTGCACGTGCTGCGACATCCAACACCATCAATTCCGATGTGATGGGTTCGGTTCACTATTCTTCACCGGAGCAGGCCAGAAATGGATTTGTAGATGGAAAAAGTGATATTTATTCGCTCGGTATTGTCATGTACGAGATGGTAACCGGACGTGTTCCATTCGATGGAGACACAACGGTTGCAGTTGCAATCCAGCATTTACAGGAAGAGATGGTTGTGCCAAGTGCCTATGCGCCAGATCTTCCAATCAGCATGGAAAAAATCATTTTAAAATGTACCCAGAAGAATCCGGACAGACGTTACGAATCTATGGGAGACCTTTTAATGGATTTGAAAAAGGCACTTATCAGTCCAAACGAGGATTTTGTAGTGATGGTTCCACTCAGCAATCAGGATAAGACCCGTGTCATTGAAAAAGATGAGTTAGATGCCATCAAAAAAGAGACCAGTGGTGTCTACTACAACGAGGATGAAGAACCAGAAGAAGAGAATCAGGACGAGGATTACGACGAAGAGGACGAAGAGGACGATGATGAGGCAATCAATCCAAAGATGGAAAAAGCAATCACTATCATGGGAATTGCAGCCGGAGTGGTCATTGTCGGAATCATCATCTATCTGATTGCAAGTTTCTTTGGACTTGTAAAATTCGGCGGTCACAGTAAGGACACCGAGACAGAAACACAGACTGAGACACAGACCGAGACAGAAACAGAAGATGAGAGCGCAAAGAAAGTTGAAATGATTGACCTTACAGGCATGACTTTTGAGGAAGCTCAGACAGCATTAAAGAAGATAAAACTTGGAATCAAGGATAATGGTACCGTTTCCTCTGATACTGTCGAGGAAGGCAAAGTTGCCGAGCAGGATTACAAAAAGGGTGAAAAGATAGCAGAAAATACAACGATTAAAGTAAAAATCAGCAGCGGAAAAGGTGAGATATCAGTACCAAGCGTTGTTGGCAGTGATGAGAGTTCTGCAGGTTCTACTTTAAAGAGTGCAGGATTTAAAGTTTCAACCCAGTATGAGTACAACAATACCGTCGCAGAGGGAAAAGTTATTTCCCAGACTCCAGATGCCGGTGCAAGTGGAAAAGAAGGTGACACGGTTACCATTACGGTAAGTCAGGGTGTTAAGATGGTAACCGTACCTAATGTATTAGGTCAGTCACAGGATGCTGCAACTTCTGCTTTAACAGGTGCAGGTCTTACCGTATCCAGCGTATCCTCCGATTACAGTGATACCGTTGCAGCAGGTTCTGTCATTTCACAGAGCATTGCAGACGGTAAGATTGTGGATGAAGGAACTTCAATTACACTTGTAGTCAGCTTAGGACCAAAGGTCAAATTATATAGTTTCAGTGCTAAGATTGAGGCACCAAAGAATGATGATGGCACAACAAATGAAAACGTAAGTGCTGCAAACATTGTGTTAAAAGATGCTTCCGGAAATGTGTTAGAGACTTGGTCGAACCAGTCTATCGCATCCTTCCCACTTAGTATTTCAAAATCAGGAATTGAAGGACAGACATCCGGTACAGTTGAGATTACCTGGATGGATGCATCTGGCAATACGATGAATACACAGACACAAAATGTTACTTTCCAGGAACAATAG
- a CDS encoding thiamine diphosphokinase: protein MKRFLLVAGGSIQDSFATEYLKAEKFDCILAADSGMEFFYRNGFVPDVIIGDFDSVRQETLSYFKEKEQILWQELNPIKDDTDTESAIRRAISMGAEEIVVLGATGTRLDHVLGNIELLGIGLLEHVKIYLLDAYNRIQMIDTGIRLDKQNQFGDYVSLIPYTQSVKGLTLTGMKYPLDHYELKGFCSLGISNEIQEDVAEISFEDGILIVVESRDRM, encoded by the coding sequence ATGAAACGATTTTTACTTGTAGCAGGAGGAAGTATACAGGATTCCTTTGCAACAGAATATCTGAAAGCAGAAAAATTTGATTGTATTCTTGCTGCAGATTCCGGGATGGAATTTTTTTATCGGAATGGATTCGTACCGGATGTGATTATCGGAGATTTCGATTCCGTACGCCAGGAAACCTTATCTTACTTTAAAGAAAAGGAGCAGATTTTGTGGCAGGAATTAAATCCCATTAAGGATGACACAGACACGGAGTCTGCAATCAGACGCGCAATCTCTATGGGGGCAGAAGAGATTGTTGTTTTAGGTGCAACCGGAACCAGATTAGACCATGTGCTTGGCAATATTGAATTGCTGGGAATTGGTCTATTAGAGCATGTAAAAATTTATCTGTTAGATGCTTATAATAGGATACAGATGATTGATACCGGAATCCGGTTAGACAAACAAAACCAGTTTGGCGATTATGTGTCGCTGATTCCTTATACGCAAAGCGTCAAAGGGCTTACGTTAACGGGAATGAAATATCCGCTCGACCATTATGAATTAAAAGGATTTTGTTCGCTTGGAATCAGCAATGAGATACAGGAGGATGTGGCAGAGATTTCGTTTGAGGATGGAATACTGATTGTAGTTGAATCCAGAGACAGAATGTAA
- a CDS encoding acyltransferase family protein, producing the protein MKRKYYIDNIRWIFILLLIPFHAAMAWNGWEGNYIWFEPCKPLSAFVIFVDPPYMATLFVLAGMSIKFSLKKRSSKQFLMERVHKLLVPLLIGIATVVAVMTYYADRFHNGYCGSFLSHYKVFFTHISDFTGYDGYFTPGHLWFMLFLFLVSCLVLGVIGLQKRFLPDLSFENCKLIGVILIGVVPEIFAPVLDFGGKSIGRSFALVLLGYYIFSEETVIHRMEKYAGIFLGITAVSSSCLVILFVFLENQTSVWNTIFCDISQWFGILGVIGFAGKHMNWNNKVTQYLSKNSFRIYIVHFMWIVISQYYLSQVVSEIYLLYALSVISALLLTLFTVEVIGWIEKMIKRDRK; encoded by the coding sequence ATGAAAAGAAAATACTACATAGACAACATTAGATGGATTTTTATTTTATTACTGATACCTTTTCATGCAGCAATGGCATGGAATGGATGGGAAGGAAACTATATTTGGTTTGAACCATGTAAGCCATTATCTGCGTTTGTAATTTTTGTTGATCCTCCTTATATGGCAACTCTTTTTGTGCTGGCAGGTATGAGTATTAAATTTTCTCTAAAAAAGCGTAGCTCAAAGCAGTTTCTGATGGAGCGGGTTCATAAATTATTGGTTCCATTACTGATTGGAATTGCAACGGTAGTTGCTGTTATGACTTATTATGCAGACCGTTTTCACAATGGGTATTGTGGTTCTTTTTTGAGCCACTATAAGGTTTTCTTTACGCATATAAGTGATTTTACCGGGTATGATGGATATTTTACACCAGGACATCTATGGTTCATGCTCTTTTTGTTTTTGGTATCTTGCCTGGTTTTAGGTGTGATTGGGTTACAAAAACGTTTTTTGCCAGATTTGAGTTTTGAAAACTGCAAGTTAATAGGGGTGATTTTGATTGGAGTAGTTCCAGAGATTTTTGCTCCGGTTCTTGATTTTGGAGGGAAAAGCATTGGAAGAAGTTTTGCACTGGTTTTGCTCGGTTACTATATTTTTTCCGAGGAGACAGTGATACACCGCATGGAAAAATATGCGGGAATTTTTTTAGGCATTACAGCAGTTTCCTCAAGTTGTCTTGTGATTCTTTTTGTATTTCTTGAAAATCAAACGTCTGTTTGGAATACGATATTTTGTGATATTTCACAGTGGTTTGGAATTCTAGGTGTGATTGGATTTGCCGGTAAGCATATGAACTGGAACAATAAAGTGACGCAATACTTAAGTAAAAATTCATTCCGGATTTATATTGTCCATTTCATGTGGATTGTAATCAGCCAGTATTACTTATCACAGGTTGTAAGTGAAATTTATCTGCTCTATGCGCTATCGGTGATAAGTGCATTGTTGCTTACACTTTTTACGGTAGAGGTGATTGGATGGATAGAAAAAATGATAAAAAGAGATAGAAAATAA
- a CDS encoding zinc metallopeptidase: protein MPFYYYYWDNTYILVLIGAVICMIASARVRTTFNKYSQYRSMSGLTGAQAAERILRAAGIYDVEIRHVSGNLTDHYNPGNKTLNLSDSVYNATSVAAVGVAAHECGHAIQHQQSYAPLNIRSAIVPVANLGSTLAWPLIIIGLFFNRSVGTMFINAGILFFTFAVLFQLVTLPVEFNASKRAMHLLETQGILGQEELKYTGKVLGAAALTYVASAAAAILQLLRLVLLFGGRDRD, encoded by the coding sequence ATGCCTTTTTACTATTATTATTGGGATAATACTTATATTTTAGTTTTAATTGGAGCTGTTATCTGTATGATAGCATCCGCCAGAGTAAGGACAACATTCAATAAATATTCACAGTACCGCAGTATGTCAGGACTAACCGGTGCACAGGCTGCAGAGCGTATTTTGCGTGCAGCAGGAATATATGACGTTGAGATTCGCCATGTATCCGGTAATCTGACGGACCACTACAATCCGGGAAACAAGACGTTAAATCTGTCGGATTCTGTTTACAATGCAACCTCGGTTGCAGCAGTCGGCGTAGCAGCACATGAGTGTGGTCATGCAATCCAGCATCAACAGTCTTATGCGCCGCTTAATATCAGAAGTGCCATTGTACCGGTAGCGAATTTAGGTTCCACCCTGGCGTGGCCGCTGATTATCATCGGATTGTTCTTTAACCGTTCCGTTGGAACTATGTTTATCAACGCCGGAATTTTGTTCTTTACATTTGCAGTACTGTTTCAGCTGGTAACGTTACCGGTCGAATTTAATGCATCGAAAAGAGCAATGCACCTTTTAGAGACACAGGGAATCTTAGGACAGGAAGAGTTAAAATACACAGGAAAAGTGTTAGGTGCAGCAGCGCTTACTTATGTTGCAAGTGCAGCGGCAGCTATTTTACAGCTTCTTCGTCTGGTTCTGTTATTTGGAGGAAGAGATCGTGACTAA
- the rsgA gene encoding ribosome small subunit-dependent GTPase A, translating to MQGKIVKGISGFYYVHVAESGIYECKAKGAFRNQKIKPLVGDDVRIAVIDENLKKGNIESILPRKNELIRPAVANIDLALIIFAAAKPQPNFNLLDRFLVMMGYQNVPVTICFNKKDLVEEKEQARLSKIYENCGYQVLFVSAKEGEGIDELQAVLKGKTTAVAGPSGVGKSSLINTLQPNVKMETGTISRKIERGKHTTRHSEIIPIEGNTYIMDTPGFSTLLIPGFEKEDLQQFYPEFAEYEPYCRFQGCSHISEPDCGVKDALEEGKISTIRYENYKLLYDELKNVKKY from the coding sequence ATGCAAGGAAAGATTGTAAAAGGAATTTCCGGGTTCTACTACGTTCACGTAGCAGAATCCGGAATTTATGAATGTAAGGCAAAAGGAGCCTTCCGTAATCAGAAAATCAAACCGCTTGTCGGAGATGATGTAAGGATTGCGGTGATTGATGAAAATTTAAAAAAAGGAAATATCGAATCCATTTTACCAAGGAAAAATGAGCTGATTCGACCGGCAGTGGCAAACATTGATTTGGCACTGATTATTTTTGCCGCGGCGAAGCCACAGCCAAACTTTAATCTTCTCGACCGTTTTCTTGTTATGATGGGATATCAAAATGTCCCGGTGACGATTTGTTTTAACAAAAAGGATTTGGTTGAGGAAAAAGAGCAGGCTCGCCTTTCCAAAATCTATGAAAATTGTGGATACCAGGTGCTTTTTGTCAGTGCAAAAGAGGGCGAAGGAATTGATGAACTTCAAGCAGTATTAAAAGGGAAAACCACGGCAGTAGCTGGACCGTCCGGTGTTGGAAAATCATCCCTGATTAATACACTTCAGCCGAATGTCAAAATGGAAACCGGAACCATCAGCCGGAAGATTGAGCGTGGAAAGCATACGACCAGACATTCCGAGATTATCCCGATAGAGGGAAATACTTATATCATGGACACACCGGGTTTTTCTACCCTGCTGATACCAGGGTTTGAAAAAGAGGATTTACAGCAATTTTATCCAGAATTTGCGGAATATGAACCGTATTGCCGTTTTCAAGGCTGCAGTCACATCAGTGAACCGGATTGTGGGGTAAAAGATGCCTTGGAAGAAGGAAAAATAAGCACCATTCGTTATGAAAATTATAAATTGCTTTATGACGAATTAAAAAATGTAAAAAAATATTAA
- the rsmB gene encoding 16S rRNA (cytosine(967)-C(5))-methyltransferase RsmB → MTNAINIRELVLEILMQVTKEGEYSHLVIRSVLEKYQYLEKQERAFLTRVSEGTLEYMIELDYIINQFSKVKVNKMKPVIRNIMRMSVYQLKYMDSVPASAACNEAVKLAKRKGFSSLSGFVNGVLRNIARNLDQITYPKEEEDPVQFLSVCYSMPEWIVTKWIRDYGMELTKEILSAFLTDAPIMIRTNCTKISPDALEERLKSEHVTVKKAALEDAKELDYAFLISDFDYLNALPSFQEGLFYVQDISSMMVAEYADPKEGDVVVDVCAAPGGKSIHIAEKLNGTGMVFARDLPEYKVSLIEENIARHQLANIKAQQQDALVLDESMIGKADIVVADLPCSGLGVMRKKTDIKYKMDEAKQKDLEKLQREMLAVVHKYVRAGGTLLYSTCTINRGENEENAAWFLKEYPEFELVKSKQFFPKKEYGDGFFLAKFIRKK, encoded by the coding sequence GTGACTAATGCGATAAATATTCGGGAACTGGTATTAGAGATTCTTATGCAGGTGACCAAGGAAGGCGAATACAGCCATCTTGTCATTCGTTCTGTGTTAGAGAAGTATCAGTATTTGGAAAAGCAGGAACGTGCCTTTTTGACAAGGGTTTCCGAGGGAACCCTTGAGTACATGATAGAGCTGGATTACATCATCAATCAGTTTTCCAAAGTAAAAGTAAATAAAATGAAACCAGTCATCCGCAACATCATGCGGATGTCTGTGTATCAGTTGAAATATATGGATTCGGTTCCGGCTTCTGCGGCGTGCAATGAGGCGGTCAAGCTTGCGAAAAGAAAAGGGTTTTCCAGTCTTAGCGGATTCGTAAACGGAGTGCTTCGCAATATTGCAAGGAACTTAGACCAGATTACATACCCAAAAGAGGAAGAAGACCCGGTACAGTTCTTATCGGTCTGCTATTCTATGCCGGAGTGGATTGTAACAAAATGGATTCGTGATTATGGCATGGAACTGACAAAAGAGATACTCAGCGCATTTTTGACAGATGCACCGATTATGATTCGAACCAACTGTACCAAGATTTCACCGGATGCATTAGAGGAACGCTTAAAGTCAGAGCATGTGACCGTGAAAAAAGCAGCATTAGAGGATGCAAAAGAACTTGATTATGCATTTTTGATTTCGGATTTTGATTATCTGAATGCACTTCCTTCCTTCCAGGAGGGACTTTTCTATGTGCAGGATATCAGTTCCATGATGGTCGCTGAATATGCGGACCCGAAGGAAGGGGATGTCGTTGTGGATGTCTGTGCCGCACCTGGTGGAAAAAGTATTCACATCGCCGAGAAATTAAATGGAACCGGAATGGTTTTTGCAAGAGATTTACCGGAGTACAAAGTTTCCCTGATAGAAGAAAACATTGCCCGCCATCAGCTTGCAAATATCAAGGCACAGCAGCAGGATGCCCTGGTTTTGGATGAATCCATGATAGGAAAAGCGGATATCGTCGTTGCAGATTTGCCATGCTCCGGTCTTGGTGTCATGCGCAAAAAGACGGACATCAAATATAAGATGGATGAGGCAAAACAAAAAGATTTAGAAAAGTTACAACGGGAAATGTTAGCCGTGGTACACAAATATGTGCGGGCTGGCGGAACACTTCTTTATTCTACCTGTACCATCAATCGTGGTGAGAATGAAGAAAATGCAGCATGGTTTTTGAAAGAATATCCAGAGTTTGAACTGGTAAAATCCAAACAGTTTTTCCCGAAAAAGGAATACGGAGACGGATTTTTCCTTGCAAAATTTATTCGGAAGAAATAA